The following proteins come from a genomic window of Helicobacter canadensis MIT 98-5491:
- a CDS encoding contractile injection system protein, VgrG/Pvc8 family: MIKNYINNIEVSSPDSSIPSGLLKNLVVYKIYSQESISNEFEHRIFILIKGEIEKQSKTKVLDLGEKKLKITIDYGKNKSKRIITGIVADIINSGYIEYGGNVNYNYELVLVPPTIIYEDMEFKNKTYKEEKFEGLLDKIFNKSVISVNFKKNAEIFEEKFGDQINYNQINETNLHFFKKTMKLFGLNYYYEYSKGSYTCNVQENLAFGKEFKESSSIQLLENIILNKNLLQKKIRGYELDTSNDRWQEFVDKNINNLNAPKKVIKANCSDLSVDLSTIIKFPQKQFGQELKARIYKYNLVINKQIHSENIKGIENFDNVSMAFESIVEEQNVEYGYVGEMSILPIQTTNYSSSSSVATQDLALAKNSALNAEFRLDNIQRDSNKQKIPSTQTSIKDQLVIKKACVVENTDKNEKFNTFQAKVFEHVKGNFQLSEDTLTVNLTMPIGIDASFYRMPIENDIVLIVNIDGVWYLHSCLMEKIENNFKITTPKNMFIESTNEESNLKDMGDQCLWAYDYQITEGEQKNTYKRKGSSLSLGKVKDLQKYSLDYWKKRNLQDRKLKQYQTINSLFKELEKTDNFESSSKDENSKDENSKDENSKDEYIVNIDTEGLVNIDADENIFAQSGKDMYLTGENIYMSSIEGNVELRAEKSIVLKVGRSSLIITEEGISLNVIDTVSPSRNAVVSLSNMEGVMISGTEFSARGHFGAKLAALGGSVGVEGCIASIAAHKVYLSAPSAVSLAADGAVNMLNMLFDNIEGCSEEGNSFSDADQLEQIRMIALKIDHMKHLLHQQASRSKAAGVFEALVLLNHMMYLVEKLAFFMVKAEIIKKENEEHKENEEHKESEDLEKLEAKLKRLELAIYSSMHINYITETVTLMLESFGEAPLGTWVPSSLSLYPHKIETASYRCDLQVSSENEVNCVQLPGPSFFQKARLASNFFSAADHIFYFSQRVEKNKTTK; this comes from the coding sequence ATGATAAAAAATTATATTAACAATATTGAAGTATCTAGTCCAGATTCTTCAATTCCTTCGGGATTGTTAAAAAATTTGGTTGTCTATAAAATATATTCGCAAGAATCTATTTCAAATGAATTTGAACACAGAATCTTTATTCTCATTAAGGGTGAAATTGAAAAACAATCCAAAACCAAAGTTTTAGATCTTGGCGAAAAAAAACTTAAAATTACAATAGATTATGGCAAGAATAAAAGCAAAAGGATTATTACAGGCATTGTTGCTGATATAATAAACAGCGGTTATATAGAATATGGTGGTAATGTAAATTATAATTATGAGCTTGTATTGGTTCCGCCCACTATTATTTATGAAGATATGGAATTCAAAAATAAAACATATAAAGAAGAAAAATTTGAAGGATTATTGGATAAAATTTTTAATAAATCTGTAATTTCTGTTAATTTTAAAAAAAATGCAGAAATATTTGAGGAAAAATTTGGCGATCAAATTAATTATAATCAAATAAATGAAACTAATCTTCATTTTTTTAAAAAAACTATGAAGCTTTTTGGGTTGAATTATTATTATGAATACAGCAAAGGTTCATATACATGCAATGTGCAAGAAAATTTAGCTTTTGGAAAAGAATTTAAAGAAAGTAGCTCAATTCAATTATTGGAAAATATAATTCTAAATAAAAATTTATTACAAAAAAAAATACGCGGATATGAATTGGATACTAGCAATGATAGGTGGCAAGAGTTTGTGGATAAAAACATAAATAATTTAAATGCCCCAAAAAAAGTAATAAAAGCTAATTGTTCTGATTTGTCAGTTGATTTAAGCACTATAATTAAATTTCCACAAAAACAATTTGGGCAAGAGCTCAAAGCTAGAATCTACAAATATAATTTAGTAATCAATAAGCAGATTCATAGTGAAAACATAAAAGGTATAGAAAATTTTGATAATGTTAGCATGGCTTTTGAATCTATTGTTGAGGAGCAAAATGTTGAATATGGATATGTAGGTGAAATGTCGATTCTCCCTATACAAACCACGAATTATTCTTCATCTTCTTCTGTTGCTACACAAGACTTAGCGTTGGCAAAAAATTCTGCACTTAATGCGGAGTTTAGACTAGATAATATTCAACGGGATAGCAATAAACAAAAAATCCCCTCAACACAAACTTCAATAAAAGATCAATTGGTTATAAAAAAAGCTTGCGTTGTAGAGAATACCGATAAGAATGAAAAATTTAATACTTTTCAAGCAAAGGTGTTCGAGCATGTGAAAGGTAATTTTCAATTAAGTGAAGATACATTAACGGTAAATCTTACCATGCCTATAGGAATAGATGCTAGTTTTTATAGAATGCCAATAGAAAATGATATTGTCTTGATTGTGAATATAGATGGAGTTTGGTATTTGCATAGCTGTCTAATGGAAAAAATAGAGAATAACTTTAAAATTACTACACCAAAAAATATGTTTATTGAATCAACAAATGAAGAATCAAATTTAAAAGATATGGGCGATCAATGTTTGTGGGCATATGATTATCAAATAACAGAAGGAGAACAAAAAAATACATACAAAAGAAAAGGAAGTAGTTTATCTTTAGGTAAAGTTAAAGACTTACAAAAATACTCCTTGGATTATTGGAAAAAAAGAAACTTACAAGATAGGAAGCTTAAGCAGTATCAAACAATTAATTCTTTGTTTAAAGAATTGGAAAAAACAGACAATTTTGAATCTAGCTCAAAAGATGAGAACTCAAAAGATGAGAACTCAAAAGATGAGAACTCAAAAGATGAGTATATAGTTAATATAGATACAGAAGGTTTAGTCAATATAGATGCAGATGAAAATATTTTTGCACAAAGTGGCAAAGATATGTATTTAACTGGTGAAAATATTTATATGAGTTCTATAGAGGGTAATGTAGAATTAAGAGCTGAAAAGTCCATTGTTTTAAAAGTGGGAAGAAGTAGCTTGATTATTACTGAAGAGGGTATTAGTCTAAATGTTATAGATACAGTGTCGCCAAGTAGGAATGCGGTAGTATCTTTAAGTAATATGGAAGGCGTGATGATTAGTGGAACTGAATTCAGCGCTAGAGGACATTTCGGAGCTAAATTAGCAGCATTAGGTGGGAGTGTTGGTGTTGAGGGATGTATTGCTAGTATTGCAGCACACAAGGTATATCTTTCAGCTCCGAGTGCTGTTAGTTTAGCAGCTGATGGGGCGGTTAATATGCTTAATATGTTATTTGATAATATTGAGGGCTGCAGCGAGGAAGGAAATAGCTTTTCAGACGCAGATCAACTTGAACAAATAAGAATGATAGCTCTAAAAATTGATCATATGAAGCATTTGCTTCATCAACAAGCTTCGCGTTCGAAAGCTGCTGGAGTTTTTGAGGCTCTTGTTTTGCTTAATCATATGATGTACTTAGTAGAAAAATTAGCCTTTTTTATGGTAAAAGCCGAAATTATAAAAAAAGAAAATGAAGAACATAAAGAAAATGAAGAACATAAAGAAAGTGAAGACTTAGAAAAGTTAGAAGCAAAGTTAAAAAGATTGGAGTTGGCAATATATTCTTCCATGCATATTAATTACATTACAGAAACAGTTACTTTGATGCTTGAAAGCTTTGGCGAAGCTCCTTTGGGAACTTGGGTGCCAAGTTCTTTGAGCCTTTACCCTCATAAAATCGAAACTGCATCCTACAGATGTGATTTGCAAGTTTCCAGTGAAAATGAAGTGAATTGTGTGCAACTTCCAGGACCATCATTTTTTCAAAAGGCTCGGTTGGCTAGCAACTTTTTTAGCGCGGCGGATCATATTTTTTATTTTTCACAAAGAGTTGAAAAAAATAAGACAACAAAATAA
- a CDS encoding DUF6931 family protein, whose protein sequence is MSDKLEWMEKHIILFKQESLRKLIEQEGYEVSEELEHLIQNDNALDFFNALIENKLYKNACDFLAYNLHKRAAIWWAYCCELELLEEIKIKQEKEVEKNKKQEKKQEKEMPEWLQDALKKAGESQEEAQKKFQELLEQMDKIKIKQAELEKTIDPKLFARFKQKTENIYKEIEKETGIYLPKFREEILQKAQNYTPVDHYENSDLKKEMDNLNQKLNTMKEEIKENTELYFPKKDINKQKEKTTNALNAIYAWIISPDEENSKRAFKASVGLEDKAEGLLALSAFWAFGDLNLGGDIIVKAPNAMVSNGIKSVLIKLAFMEGETKPKQRYEKFFEIGMEIAYGKNNWEESLSKNHAPHEYKFNLNSGKFETKNKRFNGEVDG, encoded by the coding sequence ATGTCAGATAAATTAGAATGGATGGAAAAACATATTATTTTATTTAAGCAAGAAAGCTTGAGAAAGCTAATAGAACAGGAAGGTTATGAAGTATCAGAAGAATTAGAGCATTTAATTCAAAACGATAATGCTTTGGATTTTTTTAATGCTTTAATTGAAAATAAACTTTACAAAAATGCTTGTGATTTTTTAGCTTACAATCTTCACAAAAGAGCCGCAATCTGGTGGGCATATTGTTGCGAATTGGAGCTTTTAGAAGAGATAAAAATAAAACAGGAAAAAGAAGTAGAAAAAAATAAAAAACAAGAAAAAAAACAAGAAAAAGAAATGCCAGAATGGCTTCAAGATGCCTTAAAAAAGGCGGGTGAAAGCCAAGAAGAAGCTCAAAAAAAATTTCAAGAGTTACTGGAACAAATGGATAAAATAAAAATAAAACAGGCAGAACTTGAAAAAACAATTGATCCTAAATTGTTTGCTCGATTTAAGCAAAAAACTGAAAATATATACAAAGAAATAGAAAAAGAAACAGGGATATATTTGCCTAAATTTAGAGAAGAAATTTTGCAAAAAGCTCAGAATTATACGCCAGTAGATCATTATGAAAATTCGGATTTAAAAAAAGAAATGGACAATTTAAATCAAAAACTCAATACAATGAAAGAAGAGATTAAGGAAAATACCGAATTGTATTTTCCCAAAAAGGATATAAATAAGCAAAAAGAAAAAACTACAAATGCTTTAAATGCTATCTATGCTTGGATAATATCTCCTGATGAAGAAAATAGCAAAAGAGCTTTTAAAGCTTCAGTGGGTTTGGAAGATAAGGCAGAAGGTTTGTTGGCTTTAAGTGCTTTTTGGGCTTTTGGAGATTTAAATTTGGGTGGAGATATTATAGTAAAAGCCCCTAATGCTATGGTGAGTAATGGGATTAAAAGTGTATTGATTAAATTAGCTTTTATGGAAGGTGAAACGAAGCCCAAACAAAGATATGAAAAGTTTTTTGAAATTGGCATGGAGATTGCTTATGGCAAGAATAATTGGGAAGAAAGTCTATCTAAAAATCATGCCCCACATGAATATAAGTTTAATTTAAATTCAGGCAAATTTGAAACCAAAAATAAGCGTTTTAATGGAGAGGTTGATGGATAA
- the tssK gene encoding type VI secretion system baseplate subunit TssK, translated as MIFKESVHWSDGLFLQPHHMQQMQNLIFDINRTLWKLNVYYPYGLIECEINEELLDDLRIGLRKICAIMPDGTEISMPGNASIPMLNLDIDKCLDNENFLIYLALPVYNENEANLNSSTETNRLYKTKEYAIKDENTGNNEISLLKRIFNIKLSTDKNDDNYVYLPICRLNWISKNINAPKLTFDRDYCPPFFIMSHDCVIKEYVLELMYLIRKKRDQISEQIAQSGYNTNDISGENLFHILQLSVLNSFEPVISAVVNTNKAQPFEIYLKLASFLGELSALFPLLKKHEIMEYDHNNLMSVFKDLIRKIRSVLAIGGYLDYIQYDFTLHNGYYECKLKSNDIHNSNEFYLAINTSGSIDKIKTSVEQGDNFRLLAKSNLEKRTRGVKLKELRYPPRYLPAIHNALWFEVVLGDNDKAWMDICEENVAVIDLFHDVFTDFRASLFLVENKGE; from the coding sequence ATGATATTTAAAGAAAGTGTGCATTGGAGTGATGGTTTATTTTTGCAACCCCATCATATGCAACAAATGCAAAATTTAATTTTTGATATAAATAGAACCTTATGGAAATTAAATGTCTATTATCCTTATGGCTTGATAGAGTGCGAAATAAATGAAGAATTGCTAGATGATTTGCGTATAGGTCTTAGAAAAATTTGTGCCATAATGCCAGATGGTACAGAAATTAGTATGCCTGGAAATGCTAGCATACCTATGCTTAACCTAGATATTGATAAATGTTTAGATAATGAAAATTTTTTAATATATTTAGCTTTACCGGTCTATAACGAAAATGAGGCTAATTTAAATTCATCAACAGAAACAAATCGTCTTTATAAAACTAAAGAATATGCAATTAAAGATGAAAATACTGGAAATAATGAAATTTCACTTTTAAAAAGAATTTTTAATATTAAACTTAGTACAGACAAAAATGATGATAATTATGTTTATTTGCCAATTTGTCGTTTAAATTGGATTTCAAAGAACATTAATGCTCCTAAATTGACATTTGATAGAGATTATTGTCCTCCCTTTTTTATTATGAGTCATGATTGCGTTATAAAAGAATATGTGCTTGAGCTTATGTATTTAATTAGAAAAAAGAGAGATCAGATTAGCGAACAAATAGCTCAAAGTGGTTATAATACAAATGACATTTCAGGAGAGAATCTTTTTCATATTTTGCAGCTTTCGGTTTTAAATTCTTTTGAGCCTGTAATTAGTGCTGTCGTAAATACAAATAAAGCTCAGCCTTTTGAAATTTATTTAAAATTAGCTTCCTTTCTTGGAGAGCTTTCAGCATTATTTCCTTTATTGAAAAAGCACGAGATTATGGAATATGATCACAATAATTTAATGAGTGTTTTTAAAGATTTAATACGCAAAATAAGATCGGTTTTAGCCATAGGTGGATATTTGGATTATATACAATATGATTTTACATTGCACAATGGATATTATGAATGTAAATTAAAATCAAATGATATTCATAATTCTAACGAGTTTTATTTGGCTATTAATACTAGTGGGAGTATTGATAAAATTAAAACTTCTGTTGAACAAGGAGATAATTTTAGATTGCTTGCAAAAAGCAATTTAGAAAAAAGAACAAGAGGGGTTAAATTAAAAGAACTTCGCTACCCCCCTAGATATTTGCCAGCTATACACAATGCACTTTGGTTTGAAGTTGTTTTGGGAGATAATGATAAGGCTTGGATGGATATATGTGAAGAAAATGTTGCAGTGATTGATTTGTTTCATGATGTCTTTACAGACTTTAGAGCTTCTTTATTTTTGGTTGAAAACAAGGGAGAGTAA
- a CDS encoding DotU family type IV/VI secretion system protein, producing MYKNIIEDLCRPLILYMCEIWSFKVRKIEPNEDKIINDINLMLNKIKEQCYSNPMLAQEFSYIEKTLIFFIDYTIKEGNFSFSKNWKNLSRKYGEFSGDDKFFDILALNLDDPMGSERVDLLYQFMGLGFSGSYKNNIEVIENKMKQCLAKMPSSFDINNVRITPISQSQDQDIEFKQNKKTKIFIIFYLAMFCIMICSLGFNYYIFDKKVDAISISINSAINEAAKSYKNLVTDMNTAIKE from the coding sequence ATGTATAAAAACATTATCGAAGATCTTTGTCGCCCTTTAATTTTATATATGTGTGAGATTTGGTCTTTTAAGGTTAGAAAGATTGAACCAAATGAAGATAAGATTATAAATGATATTAATCTCATGCTTAATAAAATAAAAGAACAGTGCTATTCAAATCCAATGTTAGCACAAGAATTTTCTTATATTGAAAAAACATTAATCTTTTTTATAGACTATACTATTAAAGAGGGAAATTTTTCTTTTTCTAAAAATTGGAAAAATTTAAGTCGTAAATATGGTGAATTTTCAGGTGACGATAAATTTTTTGATATTTTAGCTTTAAATTTAGATGATCCTATGGGATCTGAAAGGGTAGATTTGCTTTATCAATTTATGGGACTTGGTTTTAGCGGAAGTTACAAAAATAACATAGAGGTTATAGAAAATAAGATGAAGCAGTGTTTAGCAAAAATGCCTAGTAGCTTTGATATTAATAATGTAAGAATTACACCTATCTCTCAAAGTCAAGATCAAGATATAGAATTTAAGCAAAATAAAAAAACTAAAATTTTTATTATTTTTTATTTGGCAATGTTTTGCATTATGATATGTTCATTAGGTTTTAATTATTACATTTTTGATAAAAAAGTTGATGCCATATCAATTTCTATTAATTCAGCTATAAATGAGGCAGCTAAAAGTTATAAAAATTTAGTCACTGATATGAATACTGCCATTAAGGAGTAA
- a CDS encoding type VI secretion protein IcmF/TssM N-terminal domain-containing protein translates to MLSVENIFLIIAIIVVCFIVFIFLLPRLMKLRMLFAKAKETKNIRNDLMVWKRIAFLARGGKDSDKIKKQMSVDEIGLIVKAFETCKQNLKANFRKSSDLPWFIMLGEPSSGKSSLIDRSNQDMFATENDYVSKNGSRQAAPIRFWINNNAVVADVSGRIFFDSWFEGSNAQWRAIINNLRNKHKNFPLSGIVITVPVDSLIADDEALIKKKAYLIRNEVNRLLNGLGMSLPCYFVVTKIDVISGFREYFSNVDEEIKDAELGWKNSNHIYNEAEFDEFWKEFISKLRLGRNNLMLSSNNFKQEEDRFDKTSKIYMFPENINETSNNLELYLKIIFDQKKMYSFNSNLMLEGVYFTSAKDEGYSLSKHFAKLHNKSIDDAPMAESLMERQGFFISNLFKYQIFHCFKLAHFTQREIFKRSIPHFMVLGFMVIVSVMWLMAVVFNRDAINENIKTSQQYYSEIGALFGSKNIDNAYLIGMDENKNTEYYGKESMPNDPLLSREGFYVTALRDAQADWDAPFGFKTSSFLRFGTLNMLHDERLVLFDNIRDRMMTIPLIKSLENHLVIYKDESFTKEKRAALVSLLNFAKVAEENFYYANENYQHLENILRFLLPDLRPEIISILASKETHSSTQNNNLIDTVVLSPLYTNSIKIGVDSMFNAWVSGNIYPDSFFNKLRDMAYSGAKIDSIINELNAFSPLDFNQSNFQEMITYWNNLYYREKENYNTLESSFAVVKDNLAKIDKFKQDNKINMNKSNYILLSNIAYEDFLKIHKDDFNLLEFYDNLKPENGKQDIVGDLINDVYLEQNKKDSLLKIEDNYSALREFNFGKLISIFKNVELDKNKDILPLYALLNELFDLAYNPSKINEKNNNSILAFQNYQQDAIKRLEKLKEYEQKYKNDQLISKIISVLTLMYQQTFKDAQVNFAQTIFSSYPKTQLEIMNRVAQDNVDQKVFESSSYLNLVYKAEYSPLAVENYIKPFWNVSNQIFQKNNNKEIDSLRKILNLNNNFHNTYKAMEDYTLAFIKYWEDYADLLSPSFKDYTEFKNFIKDLKPYAVNNDLHNVYYTVYKIIDSLPNDTLSKYVLDKKNQALKAIENKINIINPSFSESCGVVLNTWISLPSNAIEASKIFNSFDANKIKDSFFGVNGLIPWWSKLFKQGQFLMKKESWESAMEDFKQHKDEFLKFPLCADADISNAINHENIMQLQQILLNFVNNNLEQKALEANSTFLSQGDKEIMQWAKSNLNIIDAIYEPIPLEWNLFILDNQTQINLAKNSPYDSAAARFRYVEFQAENSMAENTRFSTISPKDEPIKIGKGSAYLGNFRFLFYIYSNSVEPDSTVEILDKWAILNLYLKKGIIPDQKNDKIFYIPLKITDRLGSDYIYYIGVEFNKEIVEKNKWLNQYDLPNF, encoded by the coding sequence ATGTTGAGTGTCGAAAATATTTTTCTTATTATTGCAATTATAGTTGTCTGTTTTATAGTTTTTATATTCCTTTTGCCTAGATTAATGAAGCTAAGGATGCTTTTTGCTAAAGCAAAGGAGACTAAAAACATCAGAAATGATTTGATGGTGTGGAAAAGAATAGCATTTTTAGCTCGTGGAGGTAAAGATAGCGATAAAATCAAAAAACAAATGTCTGTTGATGAGATAGGATTAATTGTTAAAGCTTTTGAAACTTGTAAGCAAAATTTAAAGGCTAATTTTAGAAAATCATCTGATTTACCTTGGTTTATAATGCTGGGTGAGCCTTCATCTGGTAAATCGTCTTTGATTGATCGTTCAAATCAAGATATGTTTGCCACAGAGAATGACTATGTATCCAAAAACGGATCTAGACAGGCAGCTCCTATAAGATTTTGGATCAACAATAATGCTGTTGTGGCAGATGTTAGTGGTAGAATATTTTTTGATTCTTGGTTTGAAGGTAGTAATGCTCAATGGCGTGCTATTATAAATAATTTACGAAACAAGCATAAAAATTTTCCATTATCAGGTATTGTTATCACAGTCCCCGTTGATTCATTGATTGCTGATGATGAGGCTTTAATTAAAAAAAAGGCTTATTTGATTAGAAATGAAGTAAATCGGTTGTTAAATGGTTTGGGTATGTCTTTACCTTGTTATTTTGTGGTTACTAAAATTGATGTTATTTCGGGATTTAGAGAATATTTTTCAAATGTTGATGAAGAAATTAAGGATGCCGAACTTGGATGGAAGAATAGCAATCATATTTATAATGAAGCTGAATTTGATGAGTTTTGGAAAGAATTTATCTCTAAGCTCAGGTTGGGTAGAAATAATTTAATGCTTTCTAGTAATAATTTCAAGCAAGAAGAGGATCGTTTTGATAAAACTTCTAAAATTTATATGTTCCCTGAAAATATTAATGAAACTTCCAATAATCTTGAGCTTTATCTTAAAATTATTTTTGATCAAAAAAAGATGTATTCATTTAATTCCAATTTAATGCTTGAGGGGGTATATTTTACTTCAGCTAAGGATGAGGGATACTCCCTTAGCAAACATTTTGCCAAGTTACATAATAAGTCTATTGATGATGCACCTATGGCAGAATCTTTAATGGAGAGACAAGGGTTTTTTATTTCTAATTTATTTAAATACCAAATTTTTCATTGTTTTAAATTAGCGCATTTTACACAACGAGAAATTTTTAAAAGAAGTATTCCGCATTTTATGGTATTGGGTTTTATGGTCATTGTATCTGTTATGTGGTTAATGGCTGTTGTTTTTAATAGAGATGCCATAAATGAAAATATAAAAACTTCCCAACAATATTATAGTGAAATAGGTGCTCTTTTTGGAAGTAAAAATATAGATAATGCTTATTTGATAGGGATGGATGAAAATAAAAATACTGAGTACTATGGTAAGGAATCTATGCCAAATGATCCTTTATTATCAAGAGAAGGTTTTTATGTAACAGCTTTAAGAGATGCTCAAGCGGATTGGGATGCACCATTTGGTTTTAAAACATCTAGTTTTTTAAGATTTGGAACTTTGAATATGCTTCATGATGAAAGATTGGTATTATTTGATAATATACGAGATAGAATGATGACAATCCCTTTGATAAAAAGCCTTGAAAATCATCTTGTAATTTATAAAGATGAATCTTTTACCAAGGAAAAAAGAGCTGCTTTGGTTAGTTTGTTGAATTTTGCTAAAGTTGCTGAAGAAAATTTTTATTATGCAAATGAAAATTATCAACATTTAGAGAACATACTTAGGTTTTTATTGCCTGATTTAAGACCCGAAATAATCAGCATACTAGCCTCAAAAGAAACACACAGTTCTACACAGAATAATAATTTAATTGATACTGTGGTTTTATCTCCTTTATATACTAATAGCATAAAGATTGGTGTTGATTCTATGTTTAATGCTTGGGTTAGCGGTAATATTTATCCTGATTCTTTCTTCAATAAATTAAGAGATATGGCTTATTCGGGTGCGAAAATTGATTCTATAATTAATGAGCTTAACGCTTTTAGTCCTTTGGATTTTAATCAAAGCAATTTTCAAGAGATGATAACTTATTGGAATAATCTATACTATAGGGAAAAAGAAAATTATAATACATTGGAATCATCTTTTGCTGTAGTTAAAGATAATTTGGCAAAAATAGATAAATTTAAGCAGGATAATAAAATCAATATGAATAAGTCCAATTATATTTTATTGTCCAATATTGCATATGAGGATTTTTTAAAAATACATAAAGATGACTTTAATTTATTGGAATTTTATGATAATTTAAAACCTGAAAATGGGAAACAGGATATCGTTGGTGATTTAATTAATGATGTCTATCTAGAACAAAACAAAAAAGATAGTTTATTGAAAATAGAAGATAATTATAGTGCTTTAAGAGAGTTTAATTTTGGAAAACTTATTTCGATATTTAAAAATGTAGAACTTGATAAAAATAAAGATATTTTACCCTTATATGCACTTTTAAATGAATTGTTTGATCTTGCGTATAATCCCTCAAAGATTAATGAAAAAAACAATAATTCAATTTTGGCATTTCAAAATTACCAACAAGATGCTATAAAAAGGTTAGAAAAGCTTAAAGAATATGAGCAAAAATATAAAAACGATCAATTGATCTCAAAAATTATATCGGTTTTAACATTAATGTATCAACAGACATTCAAGGATGCACAAGTTAATTTTGCTCAAACGATATTTAGCTCATATCCAAAAACTCAATTAGAAATTATGAATCGTGTAGCTCAAGATAATGTCGATCAAAAAGTTTTTGAAAGTTCATCTTATTTAAATTTGGTTTATAAGGCAGAGTATAGTCCTTTGGCGGTAGAAAATTATATTAAGCCTTTTTGGAATGTTTCAAATCAAATTTTTCAAAAAAATAACAACAAGGAAATTGATAGTCTGCGTAAAATATTAAATTTAAATAATAATTTTCATAATACTTATAAAGCTATGGAAGATTATACATTAGCATTTATTAAATATTGGGAAGATTATGCGGATTTATTGAGTCCATCCTTTAAAGATTATACAGAGTTTAAAAATTTTATTAAAGATCTGAAACCCTACGCAGTAAATAATGATTTGCATAATGTTTATTATACTGTCTATAAAATTATTGATAGTTTGCCTAACGATACTCTGTCAAAATATGTCTTAGATAAAAAAAATCAAGCTTTAAAAGCTATAGAAAATAAAATTAATATTATAAATCCTTCTTTTTCTGAATCTTGTGGTGTTGTTTTAAATACATGGATAAGTCTGCCTTCAAATGCTATAGAAGCAAGCAAAATATTTAATTCTTTTGATGCTAACAAAATAAAAGATAGTTTTTTTGGCGTCAATGGTCTTATTCCTTGGTGGTCTAAATTATTTAAACAAGGACAATTCTTAATGAAAAAAGAATCTTGGGAAAGTGCCATGGAAGATTTTAAACAACATAAAGATGAATTTTTAAAATTTCCTTTATGTGCAGATGCGGACATTTCCAATGCAATAAACCATGAAAATATAATGCAATTACAACAAATTCTACTAAATTTTGTTAATAATAATCTTGAGCAAAAGGCTCTTGAAGCAAATTCAACTTTTTTATCTCAAGGTGATAAAGAAATAATGCAATGGGCTAAAAGCAATCTCAATATTATAGATGCCATATATGAACCCATACCTTTAGAGTGGAATCTGTTTATTTTAGATAATCAAACTCAAATAAATTTAGCGAAGAATTCCCCATATGATTCTGCTGCTGCAAGATTTAGATATGTAGAATTTCAAGCGGAAAATAGTATGGCAGAAAATACAAGATTTAGCACAATTTCCCCAAAAGATGAGCCTATAAAAATTGGCAAAGGTTCAGCGTATTTAGGTAATTTTCGTTTCTTATTTTATATTTATTCTAATTCTGTAGAGCCTGATTCTACTGTTGAAATACTTGATAAATGGGCTATCCTTAATCTTTATCTTAAAAAGGGAATTATTCCAGATCAAAAAAATGATAAAATTTTTTATATACCTCTTAAAATAACAGATCGTTTGGGTTCTGATTATATTTATTACATAGGGGTGGAATTTAACAAAGAGATTGTAGAAAAAAATAAATGGCTCAATCAGTATGATCTGCCCAATTTTTAA